The genomic stretch CGTTGTTGTTGTCTCTTCACCTTCTTTAGTCCAAGAATGTTTTACAAAAAACGATGTTGTCCTAGCAAATAGACCTCGTTTCCTCTCCGGAAAACACATCTTCTACAACTATACCACCTTGGGATCCTCACCCTATGGTGAACACTGGCGAAACCTTCGTCGCATCATTTCGATCGATGTTCTCTCAAACCACCGTATCAATAGCTCCTCCGAAATCCGTAGGGACGAGACTCGGAGACTTGTAAAAAAGTTAGCCGATGATTCGTCCAAGGGTTTCGTCGAAGTTGAACTCAGGTCTAGATTCTTCGACATGACTTTCAATAACATAATGAGAATGATTTCGGGGAAAAGATACTACGGAGATGATTGTGACATGACGGATATGGAAGAAGCCAAGGAATTTAGAGCCATGGTGTCGGATTTGTTGAAGCTGTCGGGTGCGAATAACAAGAATGATTTCTTGCCAATACTTAGGTTGATTGACTTTGAAAACTTGGAGAAGAGGTTAAAGAAGATTGGTAGCAAAACTGATACGTTCTTGAGAGGACTGATTCAAGAACAACGCAACAAAGGGCAACATACGAATACTATGATAGATCATCTTTTACGTCTGCAAGAATCACAACCTGAGTACTATACTGATCAAATCATCAAAGGTCTTGCTCTGGTAATAGTAATCTTATGTGCTTTGTTTTAATCATTTTCTATTAAGTAGGGACAGTGTGTATCTCGTATAATGTTGGAGTCAATGTTTTATAGATAGTATTTTTTCTTAAGTTAAATTTGTCTGTGTTTGTAGGGTATGCTTCTTGCTGGAACAGACTCATCAGCTGTAACATTAGAGTGGGCATTATCTTGTGTATTGACCTATCCAGAAGTGCTAGAGAAGGCAAGACAAGAACTGGAAACTCACGTAGGTCAAGACCGTTTATTGGATGAATCC from Lathyrus oleraceus cultivar Zhongwan6 chromosome 7, CAAS_Psat_ZW6_1.0, whole genome shotgun sequence encodes the following:
- the LOC127107394 gene encoding isoflavone 2'-hydroxylase, giving the protein MNTLSLLSYTLFYLVLFYTFKLLFKSRKFKNLPPGPLSLPIIGNLHHLKRPLHHTFKGLSKKYGDVISLWFGSRLVVVVSSPSLVQECFTKNDVVLANRPRFLSGKHIFYNYTTLGSSPYGEHWRNLRRIISIDVLSNHRINSSSEIRRDETRRLVKKLADDSSKGFVEVELRSRFFDMTFNNIMRMISGKRYYGDDCDMTDMEEAKEFRAMVSDLLKLSGANNKNDFLPILRLIDFENLEKRLKKIGSKTDTFLRGLIQEQRNKGQHTNTMIDHLLRLQESQPEYYTDQIIKGLALGMLLAGTDSSAVTLEWALSCVLTYPEVLEKARQELETHVGQDRLLDESDLPKLPYLTNIIYETLRLYTPAPLSLPHSSSDNCIIGGYNVPGDTIVLINAWAIHRDPETWTEATTFKPERFEKEGELEKLFAFGMGRRACPGEVLAMRAISLTLGLLVQCFEWKKVGDKEIDMSEESGFVLSRSVPLKAVCKARPVIKNLVK